A region from the Bactrocera dorsalis isolate Fly_Bdor chromosome 1, ASM2337382v1, whole genome shotgun sequence genome encodes:
- the LOC105222029 gene encoding dTTP/UTP pyrophosphatase isoform X2 — protein sequence MLATVKHLLAQKRIVLASSSPRRQELIKSIGLNIELCPSNFEENLDYHDFKEFAGFVEATADGKAEEVYQRLHAADPSSDLLVIGADTMVTLGDEVYGKPKDAADAVRMLTNLSGKCNRTHTGIALRHSKGSRHFTETTDVYFGELSKEQIQDYVDSGEPLDKAGAYGIQGIGGSLIAKIEGDYYCVMGLPLHRLCKEICALLEETENGCSAEKKSRKE from the exons ATGTTGGCAACGGTTAAACATTTGCTAGCGCAAAAGCGTATTGTATTAGCAAGCAGTTCTCCTCGGCGGCAGGAACTTATAAAATCCATT GGACTCAATATTGAGTTATGTCCATCAaactttgaagaaaatttggaCTATCATGATTTCAAGGAATTCGCTGGATTTGTTGAAGCTACTGCTGATGGCAAGGCTGAAGAGGTGTATCAACGCTTGCATGCCGCTGATCCTTCATCAGATTTACTGGTTATAGGCGCAGACACAATGGTCACGTTAGGTGATGAAGTTTATGGCAAGCCAAAGGATGCTGCCGATGCTGTTCGCATGCTGACTAA TCTTTCAGGCAAATGCAATCGCACGCATACGGGTATTGCGCTGCGTCACAGTAAAGGCAGTCGACATTTTACAGAAACTACTGATGTATACTTCGGTGAATTAAGCAAAGAACAAATTCAGGACTATGTTGATAGCGGCGAACCGCT CGATAAAGCGGGCGCCTATGGCATACAAGGAATTGGTGGCTCcttaattgctaaaattgaaGGTGATTATTATTGTGTTATGGGCTTGCCATTACATCGCCTGTGCAAGGAAATATGTGCTTTGCTTGAGGAAACCGAAAATGGTTGCTCTGCCGAAAAGAAATCAAGAAAAGAGTGA
- the LOC105222029 gene encoding uncharacterized protein LOC105222029 isoform X1 — protein sequence MINNNTTNTTSTITTTRQQPQQTAKDNGNDNSTGAGKVCSGAKPLFSFLDALSLEDRALFEELIREDDIDMPSCSGAQQTTSTAVPGNVTNTTIAPPNRLTCSHSGEGGSRKRKRKRRRRLPPLPPAGQPGGHDDPRRRGMSGACLKWYLRHLQDGRTPDEAEKMALNRIRGSATTRARKAGNTISVSKGTSGIRIHDPFNANPSSNCGSEKTAPPKIHTTKRKSEHITPQEPPNSKRQKVDYGQVAGGLLSAPNPPRASKEHRRCAVALKGIQMVVLPLNYPAETIGSEELTTLQDLLMEEVYRGCGYPVSFHGVHFKYSMLQVDCKDERSANWLREIAPKLLGWNGPVLCAKKREDIPPMHTMTVFLPRSADKPYEFALRLIKNQNRGINTSSWRVVYSKVEDSGWRLNICVDDEAYKFIRKERYRLYYRFSSVVMRPYRSNATKESGNDEKVLVNEDTTKDSVDEDGYLIKEIL from the coding sequence ATGATaaacaacaatacaacaaacacaacttCAACAATTACTACGACAAGGCAACAACCACAGCAGACGGCAAAGGACAACGGCAATGACAACAGTACCGGTGCAGGTAAGGTGTGTTCAGGAGCTAAACCTTTGTTTAGCTTCCTGGATGCCCTATCGCTAGAGGATCGTGCGCTATTTGAAGAGCTTATCAGGGAGGATGACATCGACATGCCCTCCTGCAGTGGCGCTCAGCAGACGACATCCACTGCGGTCCCTGGAAATGTGACGAACACCACCATAGCACCCCCAAACAGGCTCACCTGCTCGCATTCCGGAGAAGGGGGTAGTCGAAAGAGGAAAAGGAAACGAAGACGCAGACTACCGCCTCTACCACCAGCTGGTCAGCCAGGTGGTCACGATGACCCTCGTAGAAGGGGAATGAGCGGTGCCTGCCTTAAATGGTACCTGAGGCATCTCCAGGACGGAAGAACTCCTGACGAGGCCGAGAAGATGGCCCTTAACAGGATCAGAGGCAGCGCCACTACAAGGGCACGTAAGGCCGGAAATACCATATCCGTTAGCAAAGGGACTAGCGGGATTCGAATCCATGATCCATTCAACGCCAATCCATCCAGTAATTGCGGAAGTGAAAAGACGGCGCCTCCGAAGATACACACCACGAAACGCAAAAGCGAACACATAACGCCACAGGAGCCACCGAACTCTAAACGGCAGAAGGTTGATTATGGCCAGGTAGCTGGAGGGCTACTCTCCGCACCTAATCCTCCACGGGCTTCTAAGGAACACCGCAGATGTGCGGTTGCTTTAAAAGGTATACAGATGGTTGTGCTGCCTCTCAATTACCCGGCGGAGACTATAGGGTCAGAGGAGCTTACCACTCTACAAGATCTCCTCATGGAAGAGGTGTACAGAGGGTGTGGGTACCCAGTGTCCTTCCATGGGGTGCATTTTAAGTACAGTATGCTACAGGTGGATTGCAAGGACGAAAGAAGTGCTAACTGGCTAAGGGAGATCGCTCCCAAGCTGTTAGGCTGGAACGGCCCCGTCCTATGCGCAAAGAAGAGAGAAGACATTCCGCCCATGCACACCATGACTGTGTTCCTCCCCAGGTCTGCCGATAAACCATATGAATTTGCTCTACGGCTCATCAAGAACCAAAACCGGGGAATTAATACCTCCTCCTGGCGAGTGGTATATAGCAAAGTTGAGGATTCTGGATGGAGGCTGAATATCTGTGTGGACGATGAGGCCTATAAATTCATCCGGAAGGAGCGCTATCGCCTATACTACCGGTTCAGCTCGGTAGTCATGAGACCCTACAGGTCCAACGCTACTAAGGAGAGCGGAAATGATGAGAAAGTGCTGGTAAACGAGGATACTACGAAGGACAGCGTAGATGAGGACGGGTACCTCATAAAAGAGATCCTATAG